attatataaaattatttaataaacttCATTAATACAACTCATCATGAATTAAACTCGAAATGATTAagtaaagaaattattttataaattagacAATAAAATCATCTCAAGTTACCATATTATTCagcaaatctaaaataaataataaaaatatttatatttatatttatattttagcaGTCATTTTTCTTGTATACATGCCAATACATCATATTTCAATCAGTACAAACAAAATCAACTAGATACCTTAAATTTCGTGTTTTTGCTTGACTTTATGAGCGAGGACTTAGTGCGGCCTGTTTGGGGTTTTTCTTTGATCTTTGTCTAAGCCTTggtattttaaaagttaaaatctgATATTAGTTTATGCATTATAtgtaaattgtgaattttgtctctgtattttaatttaattatttttatctttgtacttttaaattttaaaattttagtcatggTCGAATGGTAGttataaattcattaagttaagtTATGTTATTTTCAAACTTTGATACAACAAACTTATTATCTCATATGTAACATCATTCAACTTGCTATTTCTACATATTACTCATAAAAAATCAACTTATGGATTTGGTAATTGTAGGTTGCATTAAAATTAAAACttggaaatttaaaaatataagatCAAAGAATAATTCATTTGGAGAAAATAAACTAAATTTACAACCTTACGCATAGTACAAAACTAATagcataatttatatttatatttagcaTTCATTTCTCTTATATCAACTAATACATCATATTTCAATTAGTATAAACAAAATCAACCAATAATATCAATAGATTCATTAAATTTCATGTAGATTCTTCTTTTTGATCGATCAATCAAAACCCCTTCCCAAAATGTATAAGCTTCTTCCAAAGCATACGGCTTTCTGGATGTAGATGATGATATCTATACAAATGGATTCATATAATTCTTGTATATTCTGTACAATGAAGTACCACATGAGTGAATATATAGGAATCCAAATTTGTCGAACCACTCATGTTATGATATTCTACATCCTAGGTCATGTAGCATTCAGACTGAATGACTCTATGAAATTACGTCAATACCTCCACATATTATGGGCAACGTAGGAGACATCTCTATTTTTCTCCGGGGAATCTTTAGAATTAACACTGCTTGGCTTTCAGTTCGCATCTAACCATCAAATGAAATGTGAATAATTCGTCCTCCTCTCTTTGAAACAAGGGGTGCTCTGGTTCTGTCGGAGCTTGAAATAATTTTGTCTTCTCCATATTAGTATATTTCTAGAGTCAATAATTTTATATGAGGAACTACTGAACTTAATCACTTGCTGCCGTTACTCTTCAATTTTCTGTTGAGGTCTATCTTGTAGAGGTACTCAAATTGGATCAGTGATCGAGTTTCGTCGTAAACCTAATTAGTTCCTTCCAATTACGTAAATCAATAGTTCAAACCGCACTCAAAGGTAGGGCATTTCCCATTTTTATAGGAACTTCTGtgcaaaatttaacaaaacaggACCATTTAATTAGGATTAAGATTTCAAAATTCGAAAATTATAAAAACTGAAATTAATTAAATCTGCAACTTAAGCAAAGTATAAGGATTTATAATAGAATTTGAACTATTTTACAGGgtaacaaagaagaaaaaacgtGTTGGGGAGGACACTTTCAGCTTGAAAAGACCATGATTTTCTTTCCCTAGAAAATAACTGGTCTCTATTTTAAATTACACATCGAGACACTTTCAGCCACAGATTTTCAATGACTGAATTTGGACTATTTTAAAGGGTAACAAAGaaagagggaaaaaaaaaaaaaaggtgttggAGAGGACGGTTAGTCGAGAAAACATAGTAGGGAACAATCATTTAGTTGAGGAAACACTTGAAATGAACTGGTCTCTATTGCTACAGCTGCCTTTTGTCACCTTCTCCTACTTTCAGACGTGTTAAAAAGTTGTCATAGTAAATAACGCATTGAGACACTTTCAGCCACAAAGTTTCAATAATTGAATTTGGACTATTTTAAAGGGTaacaaagaaagagagaaaaaatggTGTTGGAGAGGACGGATGGTCGAGAAAACAGAGTAGGGAACAATCTGAGTTGAGAAAACAGTTTCAAGTGTTGAATGAATGGTGTCTATAAATAGAAGCTACTCATAAAAGCATTAGGATCACACAAAACTCAAAACAGCTTTTACCATACTAAACAAAATGTCTTCTCCAATTTCTACAAATCTTGTTCCATCTCAACATGGTAACACCTCCAAGGAAAATCGTCATTTGGCCAATTTTGAACCTAGCTTTTGGGGGGACATTTTCCTCTCTTCTCCTTCTCAAATAGTATGTTCAGAAGTATGATAATCACTTTTAATTTGTGTTTGTGTgacattattatttagatttgatGTAAGTGCTAATATGTGTTTCATACAAAtgtattcaattttttaaaactattttcgTAATTGAAAAGTACATTTATTCTCATTTCAATGTGTCGGATACATGCAGgtgaataatttaaaattaatataaagctTTACATGTGAATAGGATATGGATGCTGGAACTCAACAAGAGTACGAAGAATTGAAGCAAGAAGTAAGGAGAATGTTGGTGGCAAATATGGATAAATCGTCCCAAAAGTTGCATATAATTGATGCAGTCCAGCGCTTAGGTGTGGCTTACCATTTCGAGAAAGAGATAGAAGAGGCCTCGGAAATTATATACCATCATCATTGCAATCATAGTGAGATTGATGGTGATGATCTTTACACTACTGCTGTTCGATTTCGCCTACTAAGAGAGCATGGTTTCGATGTTCATTGTGGTATGATTTAGTTTTTTGAAACCAAATGTGGTCACaaaaaaaaagtatttttgattattttaaaattaaaaatttagtctCTATGTTTTAATTTTGAGACATTAAGTCcctgtatttttatttaaaaagctTTGTCCTTTcatctaattttgttatgaaaGTTAATGGTGTCAAAGGTAAAGTAATTTTTAGAcctaaaaaattataaatgttgagggctaaaataattattttaccttTAATACTTTAATGGTAAAATTAGATGGAGACACGaagcttttaaataaaaaaatacaaggattcaatatcataaaattaaagtataaagattaattaCTCGATAGCCATGTAACTAAAAAAATACTCGATAGCCAtgtaactttaaaaaaaaaatgtagtaataaacttgaatttaacaaaataattttaatagtatcATCAATtgaacctaaattttaaaatatgaaaagtagAGAAACTAAATTCTTAGAAATAAAAGGATAGAGACTAAATTAGAAGTTCAtgaaaagtataaggacttatgacatattttaaccaaaaaatatTATATGCGATTAGATTTTAACCTATTTTTTAACATTATTCTCATTATAGGTTCATATCATATCGGCTCTTTTTGATAAAATACCTAGAACTATCCATAATCCTTTTCCAACCCCTAAATAGGAGAATACTACACTTCATTGTACTCAAACCCACGTCTTACCTTGACAACAATGCAAGATAAAGACATGGTAGCTGTCTAACCACACTATCGAGGTTTTAAATCTACCCATAGTGGACAAACAGGTCACTTGTCTTTAATCAAATacatgttttatttaatatttattttatatcaaaattttattttaatataatcaatTGATTGATCGGTTTAATTATTTCAATCAATAATTAGATTGAGTCaacttatatattttaaatattggaTTATATGAAGTAATTGAGCTAAGTACTAGTTTTAAAGTTATTCTACTCTTAAATGAACCAATTTTATTATTGAATACAAATTTGGTTTCGGTAGATCCAAATTTGCAAAAtccttttaataaaattataatcaaATTAAAAGGTGATTAGATTTTGAAATCCAAATCCTTCCATAAATcatttttaaatttgtaaattgcGACTTAgaaaataatatctcaaaattgtTTGATGATTAAGCAGAGACATTTAACAAATTcaaattcaaagatgagaaaggaAATTTCAAAGAATCTTTAATTGGTGATGTAAAAGGCATGCTAGAATTGTATGAAGCTGCACACTTTCAACTACATGGGGAAAATATATTAGAAGAAGCCCTTTCCTTCACTACATTTCATCTGAAGTTGGCAGAAAGTACGGTAGACTATCCTCTCTCCACACCAATTGCTACTGCTCTAAAGCGACCCCTTTCACAAGAGCTTGCCGAGGTTGATTGCTAGGAGCTACATTTCCATATATGAAGGATACGATACCCAAGatgaaaatttaatgaaatttgcaAATTTACATTTCAAAATCTTACAACATTTACACAAGAAGGAGATAAACAAGATAAACAGGTAACCGATAGTGGTAAAGATTTCCATAAGTCAAGTCAAATAAAACTCTTATTCATAGCCTAGCCAATACACATATCtacttaataatatatatatatatatatatatatatatatgtatcataatttcttcttctttcttattTTAGGTGGTGGAAAGGGTTAGATGTTGCGACCAATTTTCCTTTTATAAGGGATAGATTTGTGGAATGTTATTTTTGGATGTTGGGTGTATACTTTGAACCCCACTATGCCATTACTAGAACTTTTGTTACCAAAGTGATATGCCTCCTATCAATTTTGGATGATATTTATGATGCATATGGCACATATGAAGaacttaaaatctttacaaaagcAATTCAAAGGTCATTGAAAACATATATCCACCTTTACTTCAAATCATTAGAAGTAAATGTTTTTTATTGAATAATAGAGAGAATCGACCATTTGAATGGATGATATATTGTAGGTGGGATACCAAAGACTACATGAAGTTGTGGTATAGTGAAgccttaaatatttataaagatatGGAAGATTTGATGTCCAAAGGAGGAAAATCATATCGTGTCCAACTCGCAATAGAAGCAGTATATATGATCTTTACcttttttttcttgaaaaaaaaTTCTTATTTTGCAATCTTAATCAGCTACATTAGTTGGTTTTTGCTAactttttgtttctttgtttgtTAATAGATGAAACGACAATGTCAAGCTTTCTCTGTTGAGGCCAAATGGTTGCATGAAAATTACATACCAACAATGGAGGAGTATATGCCGATTGCATTAGTTTCTTGTGGTTATTTGCATCTTACGATTTCATCTTTTGTTGGAATGGAAGATAACATAACAAAAGAGACATTCAATTGGGCATTTAATGACCCTAAGATTATCAGAGCTTCAAGCAGTATTTGTAGTCTGATGAGTGATATTGTTGGCCACAaggaataataatttatttgtttatttttattatctgaCACAATTCTACATTAGCTCAAATAAATTTATGTTTATTGTAGGTTGAGAAAGAGAGAGGACATGTTTCCTCAGCAGTGGAGTGTCACATGAAACAATACAGGGTGTCAATGGAAGAGGCATACGATGTGTTATACGAACAAATAAACAATGCATGGAAAGATATAAATGAAGAGTTCTTGAAACCAACAGCAGCACCAACATCAGCTCTTAATCGAATTCTAAACCTTGCAAGGGTCATTGATCTCCTTTACAAGGGCGAAGATGCTTATACGCAAGTTGGTGAGTCAGCAAAAACTAGCATCACTGCCTTGCTGATTGATAGAAAACTTATCAAAATCTATTCTTATCTTTTCAACTAGCTTAATACAGACTTATATACAAACAAAACCTCAACTGCTACTAACAATTATACCAACTTTATACCAATATGATAACTGCCTAACAACTCAGCTAGTTACACATTAATCACATGTATTATTTAGATATTATAACATTCACCCAGTTTCTTCAAGCGGAATGACCCGAAGTAACTGACGAAAACGGGTAAACAACGACGCAGACAACGGTTTAGTGAGAATATCGGCCACTTGATCACAGCCAGGCACTTCGCCAACAATCAACTCTCCATTTGCCACCTTTTCGCGaacaaagaacaaatcaagttCTACATGTTTGAACTTGGAGTGCAGAACAGGGTTAGCTGCAACTGCTACCGCACTCGAATTATCACACCACACTGTCGGAATATCAGCTGATGGTAGTTTTAATTCTGTTAACAGAGAGACTAGCCAAGCAACATCACTGGTGGCAGCTGCTAGACTACGATATTCAGCTTCTGCCGTAGATCGAGAGACAACTTGTTGTTTCTTAGAGCACCAAGAGACAGGTGTGTGGCCAAAATAGACACAGTAGCCTGTAGTAGACTGACGGTCATCAAAGTCAAGACCCCAATTCGCATCAGCATAACCAACCAAAGACAAACGCTCAGACCGGTGAAAAACCAAACCATGAGAAAGAGTACCACGTAAATACCGAAGAATACGCTTCAACGCGACCATGTGAAGATTAGTGGGTGCATGCATAAATTGACACACCCGATTAACAGCATAAGCAATATCAGGTCGAGTTAAAACAatatacttgtaacaccccgtacccgagaccgtggccggagtcggacacgaggagttaacgggcttaatccactcattttcacagtccatttgaaaattttccagacagctggctaactgcgtcactgtcaccttaaaaatcataacttgagttccacaattcaaaaatcagtttcgtaatttttccctgaaactagactcatatatccatccacaattgtttttctataatttttggtcaagccaattagtacagtttattagttaaagtctcccctgttacagggtgcgactacactgaccttcatgcattacgacttggatatctccctgtacagggcttcaatactgatgccgtttgtttctatagaaactagactcacaaatgaatctatacatatatggcatgacttctaaatgtctctggttaatttataatgaatttccaaagtcagatcaggggatccagaagccattctggccctatctcacgaaaactttaacatctcataatatactgttcatatgaacgtttcgttactatcctatgaaaatagattcatcagggttcgattacataatttattcactatttaattccattcctactatttttagtgatttttcacatccacatcactgctgctgccagcatctatttttaaggtaaactttacctatttcatgatcctccatggatcaactagagtttgtcatacatataccaaaagtgatcatgaataaccattcccatagctaaccgttaccaacatttccatacctctcgacggacaacatacaaaacgattataatgctatgatcaaggtatatttaagccattttcgcaaggCTAtcaaaatttacacaaaaccgaagggtacatgatcaacaacaaaagggtagtcctatacatgccatttcaaagttcaaccaaaagtataccaaaaggagttttgatagtgtgggtgacttcgacttcaaaatcccgagtccgatagctgaagaaccaaaatctataaaacagaaaatcaaagaaacggagtaagcattaaatgcttagtaagttttgagcagagAATTTAagtacaactgaagtatagcattcatataactaaacggatgattccatatatacatattctcaaatcattcctacttcacattccaacccctatattcatacataagggattatTTTAGCCAAATatcggaaactcattactcgactgagcgaatattattcgaagggaatcaactattccaatgcacatacgaaacatacctcattgttgggattttacaagcgtattaactgaaattttacagcaagatttctcattcccaaatcacgtaccttcagaatttaaccggatatagctactcgttcaaacgccttcgggacatagcccggttatagtaacttgcataaatgccttcgggacttaacccggatttaataactcgcataaatgccttcgggacttaacccggatttagtaactcgcacaaatgccttcgggcttagcctgggattagtaactcgcacaaatgccttcggatcttagtccggatatagtcacttagcacaaagccttcgggacttagcccggacatcattcgaaaaccatgcacatttatcaataaatcatgacacatccgtatttcattttcattagcaaagctcaaacacaagacgcttatcacacttgcaatttcggctcattagccacatacaaagaacatgatctaatcaaatcataatctaagttccattactcgaaaacttacctcggatgttgtcgaacggcttcaacggctattcaatcactttttccttccctttatccaactttgttcctctaggctcttgagctagttcacacaagtttaacttattaaagtctcattatgctagcttatggtcgaatatgacaagaaatttaataggtcatatagccaccttctagctcaaatacacaatggtcatacgcatttttaatcaccttaagcaatttaatacaattcattcgaacatcaaaagagaagctcaaggtacttagcccatatatacattagacattaaagtcccatatgtacgaaatcacgaatcgaattcaacatattagctaatattccccttagccgaattttctaagtcaagataaagccatcaatatgcttacctatggccgaacatacacatcaatgctaaggccgattgcaacacttaatacattcaacaagtatggtcacttgtattgactaaacaccattttgtttcaagtccaaaacttggctaatatacatatatacactattaaagcatcttctccctttccatcaattcaatacatgcattactcattaatatacaaaatttatattcggccttggcacacaacttgctagccgattcttctccatctagcaactaatgcacatatgtgctcatttgttagactctacttcatctaacaacaaccatatttcccttctacttcTTACCATAGCctaatgcatcacaacaccataccatttcaatgtctcactcaaaaatgctaaaaagaagattcaagagtcatcaatccaccatcacatgcatcattacaaagcttcacttttagcatgcaaatgacatcaacacaaatccaccttagccgaatatcatatccatgacatagtaaagatttgaaccatgggctagttagaactcaaactaacaactaaaaacatgcatgaatctcatggacaacatcaaacataccttagtctagtaaaccaccatagccgattttctcaagctcttccccctacctctctttcttctattcggccaagaacaaccaaagaatgaagcctttttttttgttttctttcttccattcacggcaaaaggggggcatggatgagaccatttttttttgttcatcactcctccctttcattatttaattaccatgctcattattttatttttcctaacatacatcactaacataacatgtttgtgacatgtttccacctatagcatggccggccactatgctttaatttggctaatttgacatgcaaggacaagcactttcccacatatattaataggccacttgaacacttgcctagcatatttctaaattgtctcacataagtccttactaataaatttcacatacactgaccaaattaaagtatggaactatcacacaagcatttacgcacatcataaacacagaatataacctttaattatttataagactcggtttcgtggtcccgaaaccacttttcgactagggtcaatttagggctgtcacaatactgAAGAGCACCAGCAATACTACGATATTCAGTTGGATCATCAAGACATTCACCCTCATCCTTGGATAGCAGAGACGAGCTGACCATCGGGGTATGAACATTTTTGGCACTAGACATAGAACTTCGTTCAAGAAGATCCCGAATGTACTTGCGCTGACATAAATGAAGACTGCCGGAGGAACCACGACTAACCTCAATT
This is a stretch of genomic DNA from Gossypium arboreum isolate Shixiya-1 chromosome 11, ASM2569848v2, whole genome shotgun sequence. It encodes these proteins:
- the LOC108472846 gene encoding (+)-delta-cadinene synthase isozyme A-like isoform X1 translates to MSSPISTNLVPSQHGNTSKENRHLANFEPSFWGDIFLSSPSQIVCSEDMDAGTQQEYEELKQEVRRMLVANMDKSSQKLHIIDAVQRLGVAYHFEKEIEEASEIIYHHHCNHSEIDGDDLYTTAVRFRLLREHGFDVHCGMI
- the LOC108472846 gene encoding (+)-delta-cadinene synthase isozyme A-like isoform X2, which codes for MSSPISTNLVPSQHGNTSKENRHLANFEPSFWGDIFLSSPSQIDMDAGTQQEYEELKQEVRRMLVANMDKSSQKLHIIDAVQRLGVAYHFEKEIEEASEIIYHHHCNHSEIDGDDLYTTAVRFRLLREHGFDVHCGMI
- the LOC108472847 gene encoding probable terpene synthase 2, producing MLELYEAAHFQLHGENILEEALSFTTFHLKLAESTVDYPLSTPIATALKRPLSQELAEMKRQCQAFSVEAKWLHENYIPTMEEYMPIALVSCGYLHLTISSFVGMEDNITKETFNWAFNDPKIIRASSSICSLMSDIVEKERGHVSSAVECHMKQYRVSMEEAYDVLYEQINNAWKDINEEFLKPTAAPTSALNRILNLARVIDLLYKGEDAYTQVGESAKTSITALLIDRKLIKIYSYLFN